The Chloroflexota bacterium genome contains the following window.
GCTGCTTGGAGTCGGTCAGGCCCCACAGCAGGCGGCGGTCGGCGTAGGCGGTTGGCGGCAGGATCACCGCGGCCGCCGTCACCGGCCCCGCCCAGGCCCCGCGCCCGGCCTCGTCGACCCCGGCAATGCGCCGGAGGCCGCGCTGCAACAGCGCACGCTCGTGGGGAAGGTCGTGGATCCGAGGCTGGGAGGAGGCGGGAACCACTCACCCCCTCGGACGTTGCTAGGCGCGCCGCTCCTTGACCCGAGCGGCGCGACCGACGCGGTCGCGCAGATAGTACAGCTTGGCCCGGCGCACCTTGCCCCGGCGCGTTACTTCGATGTCCCGCACGATCGGCGAGTGCAGCAGGAACGTGCGCTCGACGCCGAGGCCGTGCGTCACGCGACGCACGGTGAAATTTTCGTTCACCCCGCCGCCGCGTCGGCGAATCACCGTGCCCTCGAAGACCTGCACGCGCTCGTTATCGCCTTCGCGCACCGTGACGTGGACGCGGACCGTATCCCCGACCTGGAATTCGGGAGTCTCGTCCCGCAGTTGGGCGCGTTCGAACTCGTCGATGAGGCTTGCCATGCGATTGCTACTCGCCGGGACGCCATCTGCCCACCGGGGAGATAGCGCAAAAACCCGCTGCGCCCATGGTGGGCGCGGGACGCCACGTTACCACAAGGCGGGCTAGTGGCGGTGACTTGGGCGGTGGCCGGATCCCCTCACCCCGACCCTCTCCCCGTGGGAGAGGGAGCCGGACCAACTCGTCACCCCGGCGGAGGCCGGGGTCCAGGGCCGACGGATGGACGCCTTTACCCCGACCCGCTCCCCCCAGAAGAATTTGGCGTGTCCTTTCGTCATTCCCGAGAAGGCGGGAATCCACTCACCCCTGAACCTGGGGGCGGACAGGATGCGCCCGGTCATCCCCAAGCCCGGCTGGATATTGCAAAAGTCTCCTCCAGGGAGAGAGAGCCGGACCCTGGTCGGAGAAGACGATGTGCCGGGGCGATTCATTCGCGGCGAGTCCCACGTTGCACGCAGCGTGGGTCACCGGCCGGATCCCCCTCACCCCAGCCCTCTCCCTCGAGGGAGAGGGGGCCGGACCGAGCCACAGGAGCGCGCATCCACTGGAGGATCCATGACCTCAATCACGCCGCAAACGCCGATATCGTTCCTATACTGAATTCATCCATGGCGCTGTGAGCTTGCTTGCTCAATGACCCGTCGCCAGATGCTCATCACCACCGCTGCCGGTGGCATTGGCGCCGCCGCCGCTGCCGCCTCGGGCTGGACCGCGTTTGTGGCCGTGCGCGAGGCGAAGCTCGCGGGCCAGTTTCGCCCGGGCGCGGTTGTTGACGGCGAGGATCTGGCCGGCCTGACGTTCGACGAGGCGGTGGCGCGCGCGCGGGCTCGGTGGGCGCCGTACATCGAGAGTCCCATCGTCCTGCGGCTTGGCGGGCGCACCTGGACGCCGACTGCCGACCAGATCGGCATTTCGGTGGACTTCATGACGCCCCTTCGCGAGGCCTACGCCTGGCGTCGCGAGGCGGCGCTGACCGACCAGGTGCTCGGCCGCGCGGCCGGGGGGCCGGCTGCTTATGCCGGGCACACGGTCGTCAACTTTGACCCGACGGTATTCCAGGCGTACGTGGAGCGCATCGCCGTCTCCGTGCACCTCGACCCGGTGGACAGTGTGCTGCGGATCGAGGAGCAGGCCGGCCGGCGCCGCCTGGTCGTCGACCCGTCGCGCGAGGGCCGACAGCTCGCGCCCGCTGGCTATGCGGAGAGCGTCGCCGCCAATCTGCGGCCGCCGACGCGGTTGGTCGTCGACTTGGCGTCCGAGGTCGTCGCGCCGGCCGTGGTTGAAGATCAGCTCGAACCAATCGCCACCGATGCCGCCGGCTTGCTCGACGGGAACATCGGGATCAATACGCCGTGGGCGAGCTGGAAGGTCGCTCGGGACTCGCTGGTCGCCAATGTCGCGATTGACGGCCCCGCCGCCGATCCGGAAATCAAGATCTTGCTGGACTATGCGTCCTTCGAGCGCCTCGCGCGGCAGATTGCAGATCGTCTCTGTGTCACTCCGGCCGACCCGCGCATCCGCATGAGCGCGTCGGGCAAAGTCGTCCCGCTCGACGAGGGCCGCGCGGGCCGGCATGTCGACGTCGAAAATCTCTGGACGCGCGTGCAGACCGCATTCGCCAGCGGCGAATCCGCGGTGCAGGCGCCAATCGTCATCGTCAAGCCTGACGTCAGTCGGCTGACGGCCAAGGAGCTGCAGTTCGACAACGTCATCGCCGTCGGCGAGTCGATCTTCTGGGGCTCCGAGGAAAACCGGATCCACAACATCGACCACGGATCCCGGCTCATCGACGGCGCCATCATCGCGCCCGGCGAGTCTTTCTCCCTCAACGAAACGGTCGGGCCGATCACGATTGACAACGGATTCGTGGAGGGCCTGATCATCGCGCCCACGCGCACCGAGCCCGGCGTCGGTGGCGGCATCTGCCAGGTATCCACCACGCTCTTCCGGGCGCTGTTTTGGGCCGGGCTGCCCATCGACGAGCGCTGGCAGCACGTCTATCGGGTTGGGTATTATGAATTGGGCGAAGACAGCCCGCCCGGATTCGACGCCGCGATTTGGCAACCGCGACAGGACTTGCGGGCGACGAACGACACGCCCCACTACCTCTTGATTCGACGCGAGTTCGACCCGGTGAACCTGATCCTGCGATTCAAGATTTCCGGCGCGCCCATCGGGCGCAAAGTCACGCTCGATTCGGCACGCGGGGAGATCGCCGAGCCGCCGCCGCCGGTGGTCGTGGCCAACCCTGAGCTGGAACCTGGCGAGGTCAAGCAAACGGACTCAGCCCGCGAGGGCATGAAGACGGTGATTTACCGCCACGTGGCGCTCGGCAACCAGGTGCTGTTCAAGGACCAGTTCGCGTCGCTCTTCAGAGCCTGGCCCGAGCGGTGGGAGGTCGGACCGAACGAGGACGGCACCCTGGACACGAGCCAGATTCCCGACTACGTGCCGCCCGGAGGCGAGACGCCGGACGACGGCGAGGCGCCGGCCGACAATGGAGAGTCGTCCGCCCAGTCTTAGCCGCCGTGTAGCATAATGGCGGCCGAGGGC
Protein-coding sequences here:
- the rplS gene encoding 50S ribosomal protein L19, coding for MASLIDEFERAQLRDETPEFQVGDTVRVHVTVREGDNERVQVFEGTVIRRRGGGVNENFTVRRVTHGLGVERTFLLHSPIVRDIEVTRRGKVRRAKLYYLRDRVGRAARVKERRA
- a CDS encoding VanW family protein, which gives rise to MTRRQMLITTAAGGIGAAAAAASGWTAFVAVREAKLAGQFRPGAVVDGEDLAGLTFDEAVARARARWAPYIESPIVLRLGGRTWTPTADQIGISVDFMTPLREAYAWRREAALTDQVLGRAAGGPAAYAGHTVVNFDPTVFQAYVERIAVSVHLDPVDSVLRIEEQAGRRRLVVDPSREGRQLAPAGYAESVAANLRPPTRLVVDLASEVVAPAVVEDQLEPIATDAAGLLDGNIGINTPWASWKVARDSLVANVAIDGPAADPEIKILLDYASFERLARQIADRLCVTPADPRIRMSASGKVVPLDEGRAGRHVDVENLWTRVQTAFASGESAVQAPIVIVKPDVSRLTAKELQFDNVIAVGESIFWGSEENRIHNIDHGSRLIDGAIIAPGESFSLNETVGPITIDNGFVEGLIIAPTRTEPGVGGGICQVSTTLFRALFWAGLPIDERWQHVYRVGYYELGEDSPPGFDAAIWQPRQDLRATNDTPHYLLIRREFDPVNLILRFKISGAPIGRKVTLDSARGEIAEPPPPVVVANPELEPGEVKQTDSAREGMKTVIYRHVALGNQVLFKDQFASLFRAWPERWEVGPNEDGTLDTSQIPDYVPPGGETPDDGEAPADNGESSAQS